CGCTTTAATAAACGTTCAATGTCTTTCAGGAGCTTGTGTTCATCGACACACACCAGAGATATCGCCTGTCCAGTAGCTTCTGCACGCCCAGTACGGCCAATTCGATGCACATAATCTTCGGCAACATTTGGTAACTCATAGTTGACCACATAGGGCAATTGATCAATATCCAGCCCACGGGCAGCGATATCCGTTGCCACCAATGCACGGATTTTCCCTGTCTTGAAATCAGACAGTGCACGGGTTCTTGCTCCCTGACTCTTGTTACCGTGGATCGCAGCCGCCGCCACACCATCTTTATTCAACTGTTCCGCCAGCCGGTTTGCGCCATGTTTGGTGCGGGTAAATACCAGTACCTGTTGCCAGTTCTGGTTACCTATCATATAAGAGAGCAGTTCACCCTTGCGCTTTTTGTCTACCAAGTGGATTGATTGTTCAATCTGTTCAGAGGCCGAATTACGTCGTGCAACTTCTACGCTTACTGGCTCTTTCAGCAATTTATTGGCGAGACTTTTAATTTCATCAGAGAACGTCGCAGAAAAGAGTAAGTTTTGGCGTTTTGCCGGTAGTTTATTCAATACTCGACGAATATCGTGAATAAAGCCCATGTCCAACATGCGGTCAGCTTCATCTAAAACCAAAATCTCTACGTGAGAAAGATCTACCGCATTTTGGTGCTCCAAATCCAGCAAACGCCCTGGCGTTGCTACCAGAATATCCACACCACCGCGCAATTTCATCATCTGCGGATTGATACTGACCCCGCCGAATACCACAAACGAGCGTAATCTGAGGTATTTACTGTAATTACGTACATTTTCCCCCACCTGAGCCGCCAGTTCTCGCGTCGGCGTTAAAATCAATACCCTGATCGGACGGCGGCCTTTCGACTGAATCGGGGATTCGCTTAAGCGTTGCAGGATAGGCAAGGTAAAACCGGCTGTTTTTCCCGTACCTGTCTGGGCACTGGCCAATAGATCTTTACCGGATAACACAACAGGGATGGCCTGCTGCTGAATAGGGGTAGGTTCCACGTAGCCTTGTTCTTCAACGGCACGCAAAATATCAGCCTTTAAGCCGAGTGACTCAAAATTCATAAATAAGAAATACTCCAGACTTCACCATTCCTGATATCAATTCAGGGGCAGTTTTATGGGAAGAAAAAGACGCGATAACACGCAAAGAAATTATACAAACTGCAATGTACCATAACTGCGGCATTATAACAGATATGTCTTTCTACACAGACTTAAAGAAGCCAATAATCAAGACAAAAAATTGACTCGATTTCATTAGAAGCAGGAATTAGGTCAAAACCGGAAGATTATTTTTTATGGATGTCTATTAAAAAGACAATTTGTGTCAGCTTTACATCAAATGACTTTGGTCTTAAAGTTAATCATACGATTGATATATTTTTCAGCATTTCCGAAAATGCTTTTCACAGGAAAGACATTAACATGGCAGCGAAGACGGCTCAGACATTACGAGGCGAACAAGCCAAACAGCAACTTTTAGAAGCAGCAATAGAAATTTTTGGCAAATCAGGTCTGGACGGAGCCACTACCCGCAACATTGCCCAACATGCACAACAAAATATCGCAGCTATCGCATACTATTTCGGTTCCAAAGAAGGATTATACCTCGCGGTCGTGCAGCATATTGCCGATAAACTCAAAGCAGAGTTTTCCCCTCTTATTGAAGCCATTGATCATTTTTTTGAGAAGACACCGAAACCCTATCCAAAAGCCCCAATATTGGCAT
The sequence above is drawn from the Xenorhabdus ishibashii genome and encodes:
- the rhlE gene encoding ATP-dependent RNA helicase RhlE — protein: MNFESLGLKADILRAVEEQGYVEPTPIQQQAIPVVLSGKDLLASAQTGTGKTAGFTLPILQRLSESPIQSKGRRPIRVLILTPTRELAAQVGENVRNYSKYLRLRSFVVFGGVSINPQMMKLRGGVDILVATPGRLLDLEHQNAVDLSHVEILVLDEADRMLDMGFIHDIRRVLNKLPAKRQNLLFSATFSDEIKSLANKLLKEPVSVEVARRNSASEQIEQSIHLVDKKRKGELLSYMIGNQNWQQVLVFTRTKHGANRLAEQLNKDGVAAAAIHGNKSQGARTRALSDFKTGKIRALVATDIAARGLDIDQLPYVVNYELPNVAEDYVHRIGRTGRAEATGQAISLVCVDEHKLLKDIERLLKREIPRIAIPGYEPDPSIKAEPIQNGRNSNGRDSNGRNGNGRNSRGNHSHDNHSSRKSAKQGHTKQNQEHQDRANKGGDRPRNQGAPSRQRHQRKTNKNPRASVAGE